One stretch of Siphonobacter curvatus DNA includes these proteins:
- a CDS encoding YitT family protein codes for MHHTSPPLLQAAIASTSRGPVRRFLRSQIRVFRQTSPRQIIKDNLLIAMGIFTAAIGLRGFLLPSEFLDGGVTGISLLVRALTGWDLSILLIAFNIPFIVLGYRQISLGFAIRTLVAIICLALSLAFLQLPVFTHDKLLIAVFGGFFLGAGIGMSIRGGCVLDGTEILALYLSRKTGFTVGDIIMAINVCIFSVSAILINVETALYAMLTYFSASRTIEFIITGLEEYTAITIVSEKSEYIRRMIVNEMGRGVTMFKGQRGFGKRGERDGDIDIVYTVITRLEITRLKNAVAKIDNQAFIVQHSIQDTKGGMIKKRAFH; via the coding sequence ATGCATCACACGTCTCCGCCTCTCTTACAAGCAGCTATTGCCTCGACTAGCCGAGGACCTGTACGACGTTTTCTACGTAGTCAGATCCGGGTCTTTCGTCAAACGTCTCCCCGACAAATCATTAAGGATAACCTGCTTATCGCGATGGGAATTTTTACCGCTGCCATTGGGCTTCGCGGCTTTCTTCTCCCCAGCGAATTTCTAGACGGCGGGGTAACGGGTATTTCGCTGCTGGTTCGGGCACTGACGGGCTGGGATCTCTCCATTCTTTTGATTGCCTTTAATATTCCGTTTATCGTTCTGGGTTATCGACAGATTTCCCTGGGTTTTGCGATACGTACTCTGGTAGCCATTATCTGCCTGGCTCTGTCTCTGGCTTTTCTGCAGTTGCCTGTCTTCACGCACGATAAGTTACTGATTGCTGTCTTCGGCGGATTCTTTCTTGGGGCGGGTATCGGTATGTCTATTCGGGGCGGCTGCGTCCTCGACGGTACTGAAATTCTGGCTCTGTACCTGAGTCGTAAAACGGGTTTTACCGTAGGTGACATCATCATGGCCATTAACGTTTGTATTTTTAGCGTATCGGCCATCCTGATTAATGTCGAAACGGCTCTCTATGCCATGCTTACCTACTTCTCGGCTTCCCGTACTATCGAATTTATTATTACGGGTCTGGAAGAATATACGGCTATTACCATCGTTTCGGAAAAGAGTGAGTACATCCGGCGAATGATCGTGAATGAAATGGGCCGTGGCGTAACCATGTTCAAAGGACAACGAGGATTTGGTAAACGCGGCGAACGCGACGGCGATATTGACATTGTGTATACCGTAATTACACGGCTGGAAATTACGCGACTTAAAAATGCAGTCGCCAAAATCGATAATCAAGCCTTTATCGTGCAGCACAGCATTCAGGATACCAAAGGTGGAATGATTAAAAAACGAGCCTTTCACTGA
- a CDS encoding 2-C-methyl-D-erythritol 4-phosphate cytidylyltransferase — protein MKQYAILVAGGSGSRMGVALPKQFLSVAGKPILVHTLERFLAYSADLQVILCLPADQLAYWQELKQAYPLTFTHPIIETPGGASRFQSVRNGLQRIEDNEGIVAVHDGVRPFVPVEVIAESFRTAAQQGTAVVSVPAKDSIRLVHSETENQALDRSQLRLVQTPQTFQVALLKKAFEQSESPLFTDDASVAEAAGFPIFLVEGSYENIKITTPEDLWMAEAILQRS, from the coding sequence ATGAAGCAATACGCCATTCTGGTGGCGGGCGGAAGTGGCAGCCGTATGGGTGTTGCCCTGCCCAAGCAATTTCTATCCGTTGCGGGTAAGCCTATTCTGGTTCATACGCTCGAACGGTTTCTGGCCTATTCCGCCGATCTTCAAGTTATTCTTTGCCTGCCAGCCGATCAGCTGGCGTACTGGCAGGAGCTCAAACAAGCGTATCCGCTTACCTTCACTCACCCCATCATCGAAACGCCTGGAGGAGCAAGTCGCTTCCAATCCGTGCGAAATGGCCTACAACGTATTGAAGACAATGAAGGAATCGTGGCCGTGCACGATGGCGTACGTCCCTTTGTCCCCGTAGAGGTCATCGCCGAAAGTTTTCGTACGGCCGCTCAGCAGGGTACGGCAGTAGTATCCGTGCCTGCGAAAGATTCAATCCGACTGGTGCACAGCGAAACGGAAAACCAGGCCCTCGACCGTTCCCAATTACGACTGGTACAAACACCACAAACGTTTCAGGTAGCTCTATTAAAGAAGGCTTTTGAACAATCCGAAAGTCCGTTATTCACCGACGATGCCAGCGTAGCCGAAGCAGCTGGATTTCCGATTTTCCTGGTGGAAGGTTCATACGAAAATATCAAAATCACTACTCCCGAAGATTTATGGATGGCCGAAGCCATCCTTCAACGGTCTTAA
- the queA gene encoding tRNA preQ1(34) S-adenosylmethionine ribosyltransferase-isomerase QueA, whose protein sequence is MKLSEFKFDLPQNLIALHPAERGDARLMVVNRQTKQIEHRKFGDIVSYFGDGDTMVVNDTKVFPARLYGSKEKTGAQIEVFLLRELNREHRLWDVLVDPARKIRVGNKLYFGDSDLVAEVIDNTTSRGRTIRFLYDGDHSALMKAIHELGETPLPEEIKNRRKTTDEDRERYQTIFADDNKVGAVAAPTAGLHFTKNIVKRMEINGTQFTPITLHVGLGTFRQVDVEDLTKHKTDSEPYFIPPATAEVVNASLDANKRVCSVGNTVLKTLESSVSANARLKPSEGWTDRFIFPPYDFKISNALLTNLHLPESVLLMGVCAFGGYDLVMQAYEIAMKEKYKFFSYGDLMLIL, encoded by the coding sequence ATGAAGTTATCCGAATTTAAATTTGATTTGCCGCAAAATCTTATCGCTCTTCACCCGGCCGAACGCGGCGATGCCCGGCTGATGGTAGTTAATCGGCAAACCAAGCAAATTGAACATCGAAAATTCGGTGACATTGTATCATACTTCGGCGACGGAGACACCATGGTAGTCAACGATACGAAAGTTTTTCCAGCCCGTCTTTACGGAAGCAAGGAAAAAACCGGTGCTCAAATTGAAGTTTTCCTATTGCGGGAGTTGAACCGTGAGCATCGCCTCTGGGACGTACTCGTTGACCCGGCTCGTAAAATTCGGGTGGGCAATAAGTTATACTTTGGTGATAGTGATCTGGTTGCTGAGGTAATTGACAATACGACTTCCCGGGGCCGTACCATTCGTTTCCTGTACGACGGTGATCACAGTGCTTTGATGAAGGCCATCCACGAACTGGGTGAAACGCCGCTACCGGAGGAAATCAAAAACCGTCGTAAAACGACCGATGAAGATCGCGAACGTTACCAGACGATTTTTGCCGACGATAATAAGGTAGGAGCCGTAGCTGCCCCAACGGCAGGGTTGCACTTTACCAAGAATATCGTCAAGCGAATGGAAATCAACGGAACGCAATTTACGCCCATCACTCTGCATGTGGGATTGGGTACGTTCCGTCAGGTTGACGTCGAAGATTTAACTAAGCACAAAACGGATTCTGAGCCGTATTTCATTCCACCCGCTACGGCTGAGGTGGTTAATGCTTCGCTCGACGCCAATAAACGCGTTTGCTCCGTTGGAAATACCGTACTGAAAACGCTGGAATCATCCGTATCGGCGAATGCCCGCCTGAAACCCAGTGAAGGCTGGACGGATCGGTTCATTTTCCCTCCGTACGACTTTAAGATCAGTAACGCCCTGCTGACTAATCTCCACTTGCCCGAGTCTGTCCTGCTGATGGGCGTTTGTGCCTTCGGTGGTTATGATCTCGTCATGCAGGCCTACGAGATAGCGATGAAGGAAAAATACAAGTTCTTTAGTTACGGTGATCTAATGTTGATTTTATAG
- a CDS encoding ABC transporter permease gives MKFLRQVFESLRFAWQALRSNLLRTILSLLGVTVGIFSIIAVFTMVDSLENSIRESLSFTGSNTLFVSKWSWDYSEPNYAWWKFFRRPAPSYSEFRFLERNLENAQYIAISDGRGGQTLKHGNNSMTAGVRGITYQYNQISDLPVEKGRYFSPMEEEAARNVVVIGADIAANLFPYEEAVGNYIQIKGLRFQVIGVIERIGTGMFEIGGKPDIRCYIPYLSFSKLFHTKYSEPNISIKGYDRDEKLQELEGELMGLMRTKRGLKPYQEDNFSINRPEAIQNIVETIFSALRGAGLIIALFSLLIGGFGIANIMFVSVKERTNLIGIQKSLGAKTYFILFQFLFEAIFLSLIGGLVGIVLVWLLTFYPQETLNIELSLRNILIGLGVSSTIGLLSGIVPAWIAARMDPVLAIRSK, from the coding sequence ATGAAATTTCTTCGACAAGTGTTCGAAAGTCTCCGTTTCGCCTGGCAAGCCTTGCGGTCTAACCTCCTCCGTACCATCCTGTCGTTATTGGGGGTAACCGTTGGGATTTTTTCCATCATCGCCGTTTTTACGATGGTCGACTCCCTGGAAAACAGCATCCGGGAAAGCCTGAGTTTTACGGGCAGCAATACGTTGTTTGTGTCCAAGTGGTCCTGGGATTACAGTGAGCCGAATTACGCCTGGTGGAAGTTCTTCCGTCGCCCCGCTCCAAGTTACTCCGAATTTCGTTTCCTGGAACGTAATCTGGAAAATGCTCAATACATCGCCATTTCAGACGGACGGGGTGGCCAAACGCTCAAACACGGGAATAATTCAATGACGGCGGGCGTGCGGGGGATCACTTATCAGTACAATCAGATTTCGGATTTACCCGTCGAAAAAGGACGTTACTTCAGCCCCATGGAAGAAGAGGCCGCCCGTAATGTCGTGGTGATCGGAGCCGACATCGCGGCTAATTTGTTTCCCTACGAAGAAGCCGTCGGTAATTACATCCAAATTAAAGGCTTACGTTTTCAGGTAATCGGCGTCATTGAACGAATCGGAACGGGCATGTTTGAGATTGGCGGTAAGCCTGACATTCGTTGTTATATTCCGTATCTGTCCTTTTCCAAGCTCTTTCACACCAAATACTCCGAACCGAATATTTCCATCAAAGGGTACGATCGCGATGAGAAACTTCAGGAACTCGAAGGTGAACTAATGGGTCTGATGCGAACCAAACGCGGCTTGAAACCCTATCAGGAAGATAACTTTTCCATCAACCGTCCCGAAGCCATTCAGAATATTGTCGAGACGATCTTTAGTGCCTTACGCGGAGCGGGCCTCATTATTGCCTTGTTTTCGCTGCTCATCGGGGGATTCGGCATTGCCAACATCATGTTCGTATCCGTAAAAGAACGCACAAACCTGATCGGCATTCAGAAATCGCTGGGAGCAAAAACCTACTTTATACTATTTCAATTCCTGTTTGAAGCCATCTTTTTAAGTCTGATTGGTGGACTAGTAGGTATCGTGCTCGTCTGGCTACTAACTTTTTATCCACAGGAAACACTGAACATCGAACTTTCGCTGCGAAACATCCTGATTGGGTTGGGCGTGTCCAGTACAATCGGACTCCTTTCGGGCATTGTACCCGCCTGGATTGCGGCCCGAATGGACCCCGTACTGGCGATTCGCTCCAAGTAA
- a CDS encoding DUF3822 family protein produces MMTADTHFRQEALSLTSVSSYILTLGLGSQELQISIIDPVRNRCLWLDEYVLTDVNTEEEYLATIQRLLSQHELMQKTFWKAVRVIVSNQSFTLVPTSLFRKEYAARALSLARGLVTDHESVQHTVHPAWEAVTVFSLPVSWTEWLLEVYPFETIQIVHQVDILLQLSTKITEDGLLLYVEKRAATLVYLQSGRLYYCNRFVYRASADLIYYILFVLNELKVNTEDIQAWAFGDITEKSEVYQALQPYLAQLTQGLPASVTIPEVPADLVSSYRMVTFMG; encoded by the coding sequence ATGATGACCGCTGATACCCACTTTCGGCAGGAGGCCCTTTCGCTGACGAGTGTCAGTTCGTACATCCTTACCCTGGGACTGGGATCGCAGGAACTTCAAATTAGTATTATCGACCCCGTTCGAAATCGTTGCCTTTGGCTTGATGAATACGTTTTGACGGACGTTAATACCGAAGAAGAGTACTTAGCGACCATTCAACGCCTGCTCAGTCAGCATGAGTTGATGCAAAAGACATTTTGGAAGGCCGTACGGGTCATTGTTTCCAACCAGTCATTTACGTTGGTGCCGACCTCGCTGTTTCGGAAGGAATATGCGGCCCGGGCTCTGTCGCTGGCTCGTGGACTGGTAACGGATCACGAATCGGTACAGCATACGGTACACCCAGCGTGGGAAGCCGTTACGGTTTTTTCATTACCCGTCAGCTGGACGGAATGGCTACTGGAAGTGTATCCGTTTGAAACTATTCAAATTGTTCACCAAGTCGATATTTTACTGCAGCTCAGTACAAAAATTACGGAAGATGGTCTGTTACTGTACGTAGAAAAACGGGCCGCTACGCTAGTGTATTTGCAAAGCGGACGACTGTATTACTGTAACCGCTTCGTCTATCGAGCTTCAGCGGATTTAATTTATTATATCTTGTTCGTATTAAACGAGCTGAAAGTGAATACGGAAGATATACAGGCCTGGGCCTTCGGAGATATCACTGAGAAATCCGAAGTGTACCAGGCTTTACAACCCTATCTAGCTCAACTAACGCAGGGACTGCCGGCTTCCGTAACCATTCCTGAAGTACCCGCCGATCTGGTATCGTCTTACCGAATGGTTACTTTCATGGGTTAA
- the coaD gene encoding pantetheine-phosphate adenylyltransferase has translation MPRIAFFPGSFDPFTKGHEDIVRRGLKLFDEIIIGIGHNSSKKRHFPLDPMTRSIQRTFINEPVRVVPYQDLTARVARDNGATFLLRGLRNTTDFEYENSIAQVNRDLYEGVETVFLICSPELAPISSTIIRDLHRYGANVDQYLPYPVSDLE, from the coding sequence ATGCCTCGTATTGCTTTTTTCCCCGGTTCGTTTGACCCTTTTACGAAAGGACACGAAGATATTGTTCGGCGGGGCTTGAAACTGTTCGACGAAATCATCATTGGTATTGGCCACAATTCTAGTAAAAAACGCCACTTCCCATTGGATCCCATGACCCGCTCCATTCAGCGGACGTTCATTAACGAGCCAGTCCGGGTAGTACCGTATCAGGATCTAACGGCCCGCGTCGCCCGCGATAACGGAGCCACTTTTCTGCTTCGAGGCTTACGAAATACGACGGACTTTGAGTACGAAAACAGCATTGCTCAGGTAAATCGTGATCTATACGAAGGCGTCGAAACAGTCTTTCTGATCTGTTCGCCGGAATTAGCTCCCATTTCCAGTACCATTATTCGTGACTTGCACCGTTACGGGGCCAATGTAGATCAGTACTTGCCCTATCCCGTCAGTGATTTGGAGTAA
- a CDS encoding NADH:flavin oxidoreductase/NADH oxidase, which produces MSRLFSPLTLKKITLRNRIAVSPMCQYSAVDGFANDWHLVHLGARAIGGAGLIIQEATAVSPEGRISPQDLGIWQDEHLDKLQQITTFIRQQGAVPGIQLAHAGRKASGRRPWEGEGKVPVEEGGWTTVAPSAIPFREEEPVPTVLDEAGIAKVINDFKEAAGRSFRAGYELIEIHAAHGYLIHQFLSPLSNQRTDDYGGSFENRIRLLLEVLEAVHTVWPQELPVFVRISASDWAEGGWDVEQSVQLAKVLKTKGVDLIDSSSGGLVSYARIQAGPNYQVPFAEQIKKESGMLTGAVGIITKAEQAEAILENGQADLILIARESLRDPNFPLHAAKILGDDMAWVPQYERAKR; this is translated from the coding sequence ATGTCACGTTTGTTTTCTCCGTTAACGCTAAAAAAAATTACGCTTCGAAATAGAATTGCGGTTTCCCCCATGTGCCAGTACTCGGCCGTCGATGGTTTTGCTAACGACTGGCATTTGGTGCATCTGGGAGCCCGGGCTATTGGCGGAGCCGGATTAATTATTCAGGAAGCTACGGCCGTTTCACCCGAGGGACGTATTTCACCCCAGGATCTGGGCATCTGGCAGGATGAGCACCTCGACAAACTTCAGCAGATTACCACTTTTATTCGCCAGCAGGGAGCGGTACCAGGGATTCAGCTGGCTCATGCTGGTCGGAAAGCCAGTGGGCGTCGTCCGTGGGAAGGAGAAGGGAAGGTGCCTGTGGAAGAGGGTGGTTGGACAACCGTAGCCCCCAGTGCTATTCCGTTTCGGGAAGAAGAGCCCGTTCCCACGGTCTTGGACGAAGCAGGCATCGCGAAAGTAATCAATGATTTTAAAGAAGCCGCTGGACGTTCTTTTCGAGCAGGTTATGAACTGATCGAAATACACGCGGCTCATGGCTATCTGATTCATCAGTTCCTTTCGCCCTTAAGTAACCAGCGAACGGACGATTACGGTGGAAGTTTTGAAAATCGGATTCGCTTGTTGCTCGAAGTACTGGAGGCTGTACATACAGTCTGGCCGCAGGAATTACCCGTGTTCGTTCGGATTTCGGCGAGTGACTGGGCCGAAGGCGGTTGGGACGTAGAGCAGTCCGTACAATTAGCCAAAGTGCTGAAAACGAAAGGGGTGGATCTAATCGATTCCTCTTCGGGTGGTTTAGTATCTTACGCCCGTATTCAGGCTGGACCGAACTACCAGGTACCTTTTGCTGAGCAAATCAAAAAAGAGTCGGGTATGCTGACCGGAGCAGTAGGCATCATTACGAAAGCCGAACAAGCCGAAGCTATTCTCGAAAACGGGCAGGCCGATCTTATTTTAATCGCCCGCGAATCGCTCCGTGACCCGAACTTCCCTCTGCATGCCGCTAAAATATTAGGCGATGATATGGCTTGGGTTCCGCAGTACGAACGGGCGAAACGCTAA
- a CDS encoding NUDIX hydrolase, with amino-acid sequence MVLFINDRPVKLTDAQRSDLLREKRDFDVVIDTRLEVIKTENLHGHVLILNASLATTERLMDLLHDEHPAALQSILLQVADQKAAEGRLKNYFKVVKAAGGVVFKDDKMLLIYRLKRWDLPKGKLDPGEKSKEASLREVEEETGLQAELGEKICTTWHTYTHNGNRILKRTKWYRMTCLDDQHMQPQEEEHIEKIAWMTKKEVQNAMVDSYSSIRYVFDRLWNSVSV; translated from the coding sequence ATGGTCCTGTTTATCAACGACCGTCCCGTTAAGCTGACTGATGCTCAGCGATCTGATTTATTACGGGAGAAACGTGACTTTGACGTGGTGATTGACACCCGTCTTGAAGTTATTAAAACCGAAAATTTACACGGTCATGTACTTATTCTCAACGCTTCGCTGGCCACTACGGAGCGTTTAATGGATCTTCTTCACGACGAACACCCGGCAGCTCTGCAAAGCATTCTGTTACAGGTAGCCGATCAAAAGGCCGCCGAAGGAAGATTGAAAAACTATTTCAAAGTGGTTAAAGCAGCCGGTGGCGTAGTCTTCAAAGACGACAAAATGTTGTTGATTTACCGCCTCAAACGCTGGGACTTACCGAAAGGAAAACTTGATCCGGGCGAGAAATCGAAAGAAGCTTCCTTACGCGAAGTGGAAGAAGAAACGGGTTTACAGGCAGAACTGGGCGAGAAAATCTGCACCACCTGGCATACCTATACGCACAACGGCAACCGAATCCTAAAGCGTACGAAGTGGTACCGGATGACTTGCCTTGACGACCAGCACATGCAACCTCAGGAGGAGGAACACATCGAAAAAATTGCCTGGATGACGAAAAAAGAAGTCCAGAACGCCATGGTCGATTCTTACAGCTCCATTCGCTACGTCTTTGACCGGCTTTGGAATAGCGTATCGGTTTAA
- the pyrE gene encoding orotate phosphoribosyltransferase — translation MESTVAARVAEMLLEVKAVRLSPESPFTWASGWKSPIYCDNRVTLSSAPVRTYIKEALAEAIKTQFAGVEAIAGVATAGIPQGALVADVLGLPFLYVRPKPKEHGMGNQIEGRLEAGQKVVVIEDLISTGGSSLKAVDALRNAGAEIVGMAAIFTYGFPVAEQNFQQAGVTLHCLSNYNALVEAAVPLGYITDDQVDTLKEWRQSPNTWRQ, via the coding sequence ATGGAATCAACTGTAGCGGCCCGCGTGGCTGAAATGCTTTTGGAAGTAAAAGCTGTACGTCTAAGTCCTGAATCGCCTTTTACCTGGGCTTCGGGCTGGAAATCACCCATTTATTGCGACAACCGGGTTACGCTTTCCTCGGCTCCGGTTCGTACGTATATCAAAGAAGCACTTGCTGAGGCGATCAAAACCCAGTTTGCGGGCGTTGAAGCCATTGCTGGCGTTGCCACAGCGGGTATTCCGCAGGGGGCGTTGGTGGCTGATGTACTGGGCTTACCCTTTCTATACGTTCGTCCGAAGCCGAAAGAACATGGCATGGGCAATCAGATTGAGGGTCGTCTGGAAGCGGGTCAGAAGGTTGTAGTGATTGAGGATTTGATTTCGACGGGTGGAAGCTCATTGAAAGCCGTAGACGCTCTGCGAAACGCCGGAGCTGAAATCGTGGGTATGGCAGCTATTTTCACCTACGGTTTTCCTGTTGCCGAACAGAATTTCCAGCAGGCAGGCGTTACGCTTCACTGTTTGAGTAACTATAATGCCCTAGTAGAAGCTGCCGTACCTCTGGGTTATATTACCGACGATCAGGTAGATACACTCAAGGAGTGGCGGCAATCGCCTAATACGTGGCGGCAATAA
- a CDS encoding J domain-containing protein produces the protein MTHYEQLGVSSRASIEEIKRAYRKLAITWHPDKNPGQIQAEERFKAINEAYRVLSDPALRASYDLKLTYGTQPPVTPPPPPRPRPTPVQPPRPTVHRWLIPGIGLLVVFVALGVVAFQQYEQKQAVTEVADATRLLVDEDTTAAMGKLNEAIHHDETLTSAYRLRGQVLLRLREFQTAYPDLLRASQEDPFDEDLYFNLATCSYYLKKYAQSRSHLNKVLTLSPQNGKALTMRGTNFWLEKDSLQACEDWQKAASLGETEATTLVDKYCNLQ, from the coding sequence TTGACTCATTACGAACAACTTGGCGTTTCTTCCCGGGCATCCATTGAAGAGATTAAGCGAGCGTATCGAAAGCTGGCCATAACCTGGCATCCGGACAAAAATCCCGGCCAAATCCAGGCAGAAGAGCGTTTCAAGGCTATCAATGAAGCCTACCGGGTACTTTCTGATCCGGCTCTCCGAGCTTCGTACGATCTAAAGCTTACCTACGGAACTCAGCCCCCCGTTACGCCGCCACCGCCGCCCAGACCACGCCCTACTCCGGTACAGCCACCACGACCTACGGTTCATCGCTGGCTGATTCCGGGCATTGGCTTACTGGTTGTATTCGTGGCGTTGGGGGTGGTTGCCTTTCAGCAATACGAACAGAAACAAGCCGTAACCGAAGTAGCAGATGCCACCCGGTTGCTGGTCGATGAAGATACGACCGCAGCGATGGGGAAACTTAACGAGGCCATTCACCACGACGAAACCCTTACATCCGCCTATCGCCTGCGAGGACAAGTTTTATTGCGGTTACGAGAATTTCAGACGGCCTATCCGGATTTGTTGCGAGCCTCGCAGGAAGATCCTTTTGATGAAGACTTGTACTTTAATTTGGCTACCTGTAGCTATTACCTGAAGAAGTACGCCCAGAGCCGCTCGCATCTCAACAAGGTACTGACGCTGTCTCCCCAAAATGGCAAAGCTCTGACCATGCGGGGAACCAACTTCTGGCTGGAAAAAGATTCCCTACAAGCCTGCGAAGATTGGCAAAAAGCTGCCAGTTTAGGCGAAACGGAAGCGACAACTTTGGTTGATAAATATTGTAATCTTCAATAA
- a CDS encoding DprA-like winged helix domain-containing protein: MIETLGWQENAGSLKTPTLDLSRFSEEESQIIRLFRDSGAMHVDDLAWKSQLSMSKLASLLLNLEFQGLIKSLPGKVYGLA, from the coding sequence ATGATTGAAACGTTGGGTTGGCAGGAGAACGCGGGTTCGCTAAAGACGCCAACGCTGGATTTAAGCCGATTTTCGGAGGAAGAAAGTCAGATTATTCGCCTCTTTCGTGATTCAGGAGCCATGCACGTAGACGATCTGGCCTGGAAATCGCAATTGTCGATGTCTAAGCTAGCTTCCTTACTGCTTAATCTGGAGTTTCAGGGACTCATTAAAAGTTTGCCGGGGAAAGTATACGGTTTGGCCTAA
- a CDS encoding DNA-processing protein DprA has protein sequence MHSDRLYQLALWLTPGVGDMLTRLLMAHCGSAEAVFKLPPGKLQKIRGIGDLLSRNIAAKSTFAQAEQLLEQALREDVQITAFNEEGYPQRLKSVYDAPALLFSKGKGSVNPVRSVGIVGTRRASEYGKKNYRRNC, from the coding sequence ATGCATTCGGATCGTTTATATCAACTGGCCCTCTGGCTTACACCGGGCGTAGGCGATATGCTTACCCGCTTGCTGATGGCCCATTGCGGCTCAGCAGAAGCGGTTTTTAAACTTCCTCCCGGAAAACTTCAGAAAATACGGGGTATTGGCGATTTGCTCTCCCGAAACATCGCCGCCAAAAGCACTTTTGCCCAGGCCGAGCAACTACTCGAACAGGCCTTACGAGAGGATGTCCAGATTACCGCCTTCAATGAAGAGGGCTACCCGCAACGACTCAAATCCGTTTACGACGCACCCGCTCTGCTTTTTTCAAAAGGAAAAGGCTCGGTCAATCCCGTACGAAGCGTAGGCATTGTGGGTACACGGCGAGCCAGTGAGTACGGAAAAAAAAATTACAGAAGAAATTGTTGA